The Nitrospiraceae bacterium genome segment TCCCGCGTAGGCGTGGTTTCAGCGGCCGTGCTGGCCCATTATCGAAAGCACGCCATTATGGCGGCTTTGATCATCTCGGCCATCGTGACGCCGGATGCCACACTGTTCACCATGTTGCTGATGGCGGTCCCGCTCATGGTACTCTATGAGATCGGGATCATCGGCGCGAAGATCTTCGGGCGCTCGTCAGGACCGGCGCCCGACATGAATTTGCCCCTCAACCCGGATATACCCATCGGTACCGCTGGTCATCGCGTTCGATGACCCCGGGTTCACAATTTTTAAAGGGTGATCATTTATGCTGCGTCACGTATTGGTGTTGACGGCGTTGACGGTCGGCAGTCTCCAAGGAATGGTGCATGCCGCATCATTGCCAATCGGGAATGAGAGCGGCGGCCCGCTGAAACTTGAACAGGGACATCCCGGGCAAGATCCGTCCTCGCCTGCCGATATCGGGAACACGAGTATTCAAGCCTTGACGTCAGGTGCCGGCGGCGTCATCTACGCCGGGTCATTCGGTATGGGCATTTTTCGAAGCAGCGACCGGGGCGGCACCTGGATGTCGGCCAACGAGGGGCTCACCGATCCCTTCGTGCTCTGTCTTACGACCGGCAAAGATGGAGCCATCTATGCCGGCACGTTTCGTGGCGGGGTATTCCGCTCCCGCGACGCCGGCAAAACCTGGCAGCCGATCAACAAGGGACTCAAACGTCTGGAGATCAAAGTTCTGATGATGGATGCCAAGGGTCTCTATGCAGGGACCGGCGATGGCGTCTACTTGTTGAATGCAGCGCAGGATCACTGGAAAGTCGTGACCACGGGGCTGGATGAAATTCTCGTCCACGCGCTGGCCAGAACGGACGATGGCACGTTGTACGCAGGCACCTCCGGCAAGGGTGTGCATAGTTATAAGGAGCGCACGCCTGGATGGACGCGCCTGCGGCAGGGCCTGAAAGACCACGAAGGATTGGTGGAGAATTTTATCCGCGTGCTAGCCGTGGATAAAGAGCAGGGCGTCTACGCGGGCACGTTCGACGGCGGAGTGTTCCGTAGCGGCGACGGCGGTAAAACCTGGCTGCCGATCAGTCGCGCCTTACCGAACGATTCCATCCGCGGCTTGATCAGCAACGAGCGTGGCGTGTATGTGGCGACGGGGCGGGGGGTTTTCAAGACCGTCGACAAGGGACGGCAATGGATGCCGCTCAACAAGGGCCTCAGCAATCTCTCCGTGCAGGTGTTGATCGAGGGCGATAAGGGCGGCTTCTATGCCGGCACCAGTTCCGGCGTGTTCAGGAGCGATGACGACGGTCTCACCTGGACGGCAGTCAGCCAGGGATTAGAAGGTGAGAGCGTCGCGCCCTTCAAGTTTAACTGAGTAGGAAAGGATATGAGATGACCGCACAAACCGCGACGATTACCGTGACATCCAAGAACGAGCCCTGGGGCCAGATCGTGCTGCGCTTTTTCCCGGATGTGGCGCCGAATCATGTGAAGAATTTTACGGACCTGGCGAAGAAGGGCTTTTACAACGGCACCACGTTTCATCGAGTGATTCCCGGGTTCATGATCCAGGGGGGAGATCCCAACAGCAAGAATCCGGATCGTGCGTCGCACGGGATGGGTGGCCCCGGCCACAACGTGAAGGCGGAGTTCAATAGCAAGCCGCACAAGCGGGGAACCCTTTCCATGGCGCGCGCGAACGATCCGGACAGCGCCGGGTCGCAATTCTTCATTTGCGTGAACGACGCCAATTTCCTGGATTGGCAGTATACGGTGTTCGGGGAAGTACAGAGCGGGCTCGACGTGGTCGACAAGGTCGTCGGGGCCAAGCGTGACGGACGGGACAACCCGCTGGAGCGCGTGGAAATGACCGTGACGATTACCGAGTGATAGACGTCACACGTGAACAGTAAGACGTGAAAGGTGAAGAGGGAAAACTTAAAGCGAGAAGGGCGGCTCCGCCGTTTTGCGTTTCACCGTTCACGGTTCGTGGTGTTGGCCGCAGCGGTATTTACCGCTGCGGGCTGCGCCATTCCTCAGGTCCCGTCGCGGACCGTCTACGAAGATCCCGTCAATTTCGTGCGGTTGGAGTTGGATGCCAATGTGTTGCCGGAGTGGCCGCCAGGGCATTTCACGCATCCGGCCCGGTTTTCCCATGAGCAGGTCAGGCGGGTGCTCATGGGCCTGACGGTTCAGGAGCATCGCACCATGGTCCAGCGCTGGATCGGCGGCGACTCTCGACGGTTACCCATGTTCCGCGATGCGGAGATCGTGATCCTCGTGCCGCAGCTGGTCGAGGCGTTACGGTTAGCGCGGGAAAATGAGCGCGTCACGTATTATCTGAGCCAACCACAAACGTCCGTGAAGCGAACGATCACCTCGGGGGGCCTGTACATCCGGGGCACCGAGCTGCATTTTATCTTAGGGAATTGGCAGACGCTGTACGGTATTCCAGCCTACGGGATGATTTATGATCGCCGGTACCCGATGAACCCGATCATCTCGAAAGGGTTCGATCTCTTCTTCGACCTTGACCAGGCCTTGGTCCATCAAACCACGAGCATCTGGGATGGGTTGCTCGCCAATACAAAAGACGAGTTGGTCATCGATCTCGCCATTGTTTTTCCCGGCCAGAGCATCTGATTCTCCCGTCCTTTGTAAAACCTATCCTGTGACCTGTCGGAGACTGGTGGTTAGCGAGCGTTAACAATCGACATCGTGCGCGTCCTCGCTCCATGGATGGGCTAGTATGCCGCAACGGGCGGTCCTTCCGTCTGGCTCGCCGCGTCAGTCGGGCGGGAAGCCGTCGATGCGCGGCTCAGCAACAGAATGCGGCCTGTGTCGTCGCCTTGCGACGTGTAGGCCAGCGTGACTTCTGCGATCTTATAGTCGTATTGTGTGTCCGCCAGTCGTGTTTGCGCCGCCGTTACTGCGACTTCTGATTGGGTGACTTCTACTACCGTACCCAACCCGAGTTTGTAGCGCTGCTTGGAGAGCTGTAACGCTTCCTGCGCCGTCTTGACTTGTTCTTCCGCCAGCGTGATTTGTTGCGCGAAGGTCAGGGTGTCGAGGTAGGCATTGGTGACCTGCTGCGTCAACGCCTGCTCGATGTTGCTCGTGGCAGCGGAGGCGGCCTGCCGATTGGCATTGGCTTCCACGACCTGATTTTCAATCAGGAACCCGGTGAACAGCGGCATGGAGACCATGGCGCCAGCCATCCACCATCCGCCGGTCTGCTGGTTCTGGCGTGGATCGAAGGGATCGAAGGTGCCGCCGCTGGCGATCGCGGAAAACGTCGGCAGGTATTGGCGTTTCGTGGCCGTCAGTCGTGCGTCGGCGGAGGCCGTCTGCTCCTTTGCCCGTTTGACCTCCGGATGGGAGAGGCTTTCGTTGATCAGTGTCTCCAGCGTTTTCTGCGGGCGAACGGCGACGGAAATATCTTCCAGGACATAGTCGTCCGCTCCGGCAATGCCCATGGTTCGGTTCAAGTCGGCGAAACTGGCCTTGAGATCATTGCGGCTTCGCACCAGCAGGGATTGGGCGTTCACCAGCTCAACGCGGGCCAGGTCGAAGTCGAGCTTCGATTTCAGTTGCTGGCGATAGAGCGTTTCAATCTGGCCGGCGATGATCCCGCGTTCACGCACCGTCTCCTCTGCGATCTGCACCAGACGATGCCGCTTCAAACTGTTCAGATACGCGCGCTGCACATACAGTAGCACCAGTGCGCGTCTCGCATTCACATCCTGCCCTTGGGCGCGTTCGGCGAGCTTGTTCGACTCGACCAGATTGCTGGTGTAGCCGAAATCGTACAAGCGTTGGTTGGCGATCACGCCGCCGGTGAAGGTGGTTTGATTTTCGCGCAGCAAGCCTCCTCCGACCAGAAACCGGGGATTGCTCACGCCGGCGCCGGCTACGGTGTTCGCGTTGGCGTAGACCTGGGGGTAATACAGGGAGCGTGCCTGTTCCGTACGCGCCTCCGAGGCTTTTAAGTTGGCCTGGCCCTCGATCAGCATCGGGTGATTCTTCACAGCAATTTCTACGGCCTGCTGCACGCCGAGAAAACTGCCGCGCGACAACGGCACCGGCTGGTCCGCTTCGGCGGCATGGGTGAGGGAGGCTGAAGCTGCGGCTAGAGATAAGACGGCCAGCATGAGGCCTGTCCTGAGTGGCAAGAGATACATCATGGGCGATCTCCCTGTGTCGGTGTCGCACTGTTTGTGGTAGGCGCGGCGGTCGGGGGTGGAGGGGTGCCGCCCGGCGCACGCCGTTCAAATTTCTG includes the following:
- a CDS encoding peptidylprolyl isomerase, which produces MTAQTATITVTSKNEPWGQIVLRFFPDVAPNHVKNFTDLAKKGFYNGTTFHRVIPGFMIQGGDPNSKNPDRASHGMGGPGHNVKAEFNSKPHKRGTLSMARANDPDSAGSQFFICVNDANFLDWQYTVFGEVQSGLDVVDKVVGAKRDGRDNPLERVEMTVTITE
- a CDS encoding TolC family protein; the encoded protein is MMYLLPLRTGLMLAVLSLAAASASLTHAAEADQPVPLSRGSFLGVQQAVEIAVKNHPMLIEGQANLKASEARTEQARSLYYPQVYANANTVAGAGVSNPRFLVGGGLLRENQTTFTGGVIANQRLYDFGYTSNLVESNKLAERAQGQDVNARRALVLLYVQRAYLNSLKRHRLVQIAEETVRERGIIAGQIETLYRQQLKSKLDFDLARVELVNAQSLLVRSRNDLKASFADLNRTMGIAGADDYVLEDISVAVRPQKTLETLINESLSHPEVKRAKEQTASADARLTATKRQYLPTFSAIASGGTFDPFDPRQNQQTGGWWMAGAMVSMPLFTGFLIENQVVEANANRQAASAATSNIEQALTQQVTNAYLDTLTFAQQITLAEEQVKTAQEALQLSKQRYKLGLGTVVEVTQSEVAVTAAQTRLADTQYDYKIAEVTLAYTSQGDDTGRILLLSRASTASRPTDAASQTEGPPVAAY